The Streptomyces sp. NBC_01363 region TCACCCGACCCCGCTCTTCAGAGGTCGGGAACCCGCTCTTTAGAGGTCGAAGTACAGCTCGAACTCGTGCGGGTGCGGGCGCAGCTGGATCGGGGCGATCTCGTTGGTGCGCTTGTAGTCGATCCAGGTCTCGATCAGGTCGGACGTGAAGACGCCACCGGCCTGGAGGTACTCGTTGTCCGCTTCCAGCGCGTCCAGGACGGCCGGGAGGGAGGTCGGGACCTGCTGGACGTTCGCGTGCTCCTCGGGAGCCAGCTCGTAGAGGTCCTTGTCGATCGGCTCGGCGGGCTCGATCTTGTTCTTGATGCCGTCGAGGCCCGCCATCAGCAGCGCGGAGAAGGCCAGGTACGGGTTGGACGACGGGTCCGGGGCGCGGAACTCGACGCGCTTGGCCTTCGGGTTGGAGCCCGTGATCGGGATGCGCATCGCGGCCGAGCGGTTGCGCTGCGAGTACACCATGTTGACCGGGGCCTCGAAGCCGGGGACCAGACGGTGGTAGGAGTTCACCGTCGGGTTGGTGAACGCCAGCAGCGACGGGGCGTGCTTGAGGATGCCGCCGATGTAGTAGCGGGCCATGTCCGAGAGGCCCGCGTAGCCCTGCTCGTCGTAGAACAGCGGGTCGCCGCCGGCCCACAGGGACTGGTGGACGTGCATGCCCGAGCCGTTGTCGCCGAAGATCGGCTTCGGCATGAAGGTCGCGGTCTTGCCGTTGCGCCAGGCGACGTTCTTCACGATGTACTTGAAGAGCATCAGGTCGTCGGCCGCGGCGAGCAGCGTGTTGAACTTGTAGTTGATCTCGGCCTGGCCGGCGGTGCCGACCTCGTGGTGCTGGCGCTCGATCTGGAGGCCGCTGTTCTCCAGCTCCAGGGACATCTCGGCCCGCAGGTCGGCGAAGTGGTCGACCGGCGGGACCGGGAAGTAACCGCCCTTGTAGCGGACCTTGTAGCCGCGGTTGTTCTCGACCGCACCGGTGTTCCAGGCGCCGGCCTCGGAGTCGATGTGGTAAAAGCTCTCGTTCGCCGACGTCTGGAAGCGGACGTTGTCGAAGACGTAGAACTCGGCCTCGGGACCGAAGTACGCGGTGTCGGCGATGCCGGTGGAGGCGAGGTACGCCTCGGCCTTCTTGGCCACGTTCCGCGGGTCACGGCTGTACTGCTCGCCGGTGATCGGGTCGTGGATGAAGAAGTTGATGTTGACGGTCTTGTCGCGGCGGAAGGGGTCGACCCGGGCGGTCGACAGGTCCGCGCGCAGTGCCATGTCGGACTCGTGGATGGCCTGGAAGCCGCGGATCGACGAGCCGTCGAAGGCAAGCTCGTCGGCCGGGTCGAAGGTCGCCGCCGGGACGGTGACGTGCTGCATCACACCGGGCAGGTCACAGAACCGGACATCGATGAACTTGACGTCATTGTCGGCGATGTACTTCTTCGCGTCGTCGGCGTTCTGGAACATCCAACTCCTCCTACTCCCGGCCCGGGAGGGACGGGGTTGTAGCTCGTGGTGCGGCCAGTGCGGTGGCACACGCTGGACCCGACCATAGGCAGACCGGATTTCTCAAGCATGACCCATTTGTTTCGCAGAAGTTAACCGAGCCGGGTGTGACCGGCACCTCGTGGCCGGTCAGGGGCCCGCGTTCCGACCGCTCCGGGGGCCGGTAGCGGCACCCGCCCGGCCGGGCGCTCGGGCGGGCGCAGTACCGTGTTCGGGTGGACAACAGGCAAGTAATCGGATCGTGGCTCTCCGGGCCGCGCGCGGCCGCCGAGGAGATGGGGGCCGATTTCGGCTACCGGGGCAAGCGGCTCGGCCTGCCCGAGCACGGGCCGGGTTCCGTGGCACCGCTGGGCCGGCGGTTCGGCGCGATCTTCATCGACTGGGCCCTGTGCCTGCTGATCGCATACGGGCTGTTCGCTCGCGGTGACCAGCAGGCGGCCGGGAACTGGGCACTGGGCATCTTCCTCGTACTGAGCGTGCTCACCGTCGGCACCATCGGCTGCACGCCGGGCAAGCGCATCCTGGGCATCAGGGTCGTCGCCGAGAGCGGTGGCCGGCTGACGTTCGGGCGGGTGATCGTCCGGAGCGTGCTGGTCTGCCTGGTGATCCCGGCCCTGGTCTGGGACCGTGACGGCCGCGGCCTGCACGACCGGCTGGCCCGCGCCGTCCAGGTCCGTATCTGAGGCGAAGAGGCGAAAAGACAGAAGACGCGAAAAGACAGAAGAGGCGGGGCGCGAACCGATCCGGTTCGCGCCCCGCCTCTTCGTACGTCCGACGTCAGCGCATCTTTCCGCCGCGCGGCATCCGCATGCCCTTCGGCATGGGGCCCTTGGGCAGCGGCATGTTGCTCATCAGGTCACCCATCGCGCGCAGCCGGTCGTTGGCGGCCGTCACCTGCGGGCCGGTGAGGACGCGCGGCAGCTTCAGCATCTTGGTGCGCACCTTCTTGAGCGGCACCTGGCCCTCGTCGTTGCCGACGATGATGTCGTGCACCGGTACGTCGACCAGGATGCGCGCCATCTTCTTCTTCTCGGCCGCGAGCAGCAGCTTCACCCGGTTCCCGTTGCCCTCGCCGACCAGCACGATGCCCGCCTTGCCCACGGCGCGGTGGACGACGTCCTGGCTGCGGTTCATCGCGACCGCGGGTGTCGTGGTCCAGCCCCGGCCCACACGGTCCAGCACCGCCGCCGCGGCGCCCGGCTGCCCCTCCATCTGCCCGAAGGCGGCACGCTCGGCACGCCGTCCGAAGACGATCGCCATCGCGAGGAGGGCCAGCACGAAGCCCAGGATGCCCAGATAGATCGGATGGCCGATCAGGAAGCCGACCCCGAGGAGGACACCGAAGGTGACAATTCCCACGCCCGCGACGACAAGACCGACCTTCGGGTCGGACCGCCTGGCCATCTTGTAGGTCAGGGCGATCTGCTTGAGTCGCCCCGCGTTCTCGGCGCTGTCCGCGCCTTCAGTGTTTGACTTCCTCGCCATGTACAGAAGTTTACGTGGCCTAGGAACGGTGGTCGGCCGCGGCCTCCAGTACGTACTCGGCCTCGACCCTGTCCTTGGCCCGGCGCCGGTCCTCCA contains the following coding sequences:
- the glnA gene encoding type I glutamate--ammonia ligase; this translates as MFQNADDAKKYIADNDVKFIDVRFCDLPGVMQHVTVPAATFDPADELAFDGSSIRGFQAIHESDMALRADLSTARVDPFRRDKTVNINFFIHDPITGEQYSRDPRNVAKKAEAYLASTGIADTAYFGPEAEFYVFDNVRFQTSANESFYHIDSEAGAWNTGAVENNRGYKVRYKGGYFPVPPVDHFADLRAEMSLELENSGLQIERQHHEVGTAGQAEINYKFNTLLAAADDLMLFKYIVKNVAWRNGKTATFMPKPIFGDNGSGMHVHQSLWAGGDPLFYDEQGYAGLSDMARYYIGGILKHAPSLLAFTNPTVNSYHRLVPGFEAPVNMVYSQRNRSAAMRIPITGSNPKAKRVEFRAPDPSSNPYLAFSALLMAGLDGIKNKIEPAEPIDKDLYELAPEEHANVQQVPTSLPAVLDALEADNEYLQAGGVFTSDLIETWIDYKRTNEIAPIQLRPHPHEFELYFDL
- a CDS encoding RDD family protein, with amino-acid sequence MDNRQVIGSWLSGPRAAAEEMGADFGYRGKRLGLPEHGPGSVAPLGRRFGAIFIDWALCLLIAYGLFARGDQQAAGNWALGIFLVLSVLTVGTIGCTPGKRILGIRVVAESGGRLTFGRVIVRSVLVCLVIPALVWDRDGRGLHDRLARAVQVRI
- a CDS encoding DUF4191 domain-containing protein; its protein translation is MARKSNTEGADSAENAGRLKQIALTYKMARRSDPKVGLVVAGVGIVTFGVLLGVGFLIGHPIYLGILGFVLALLAMAIVFGRRAERAAFGQMEGQPGAAAAVLDRVGRGWTTTPAVAMNRSQDVVHRAVGKAGIVLVGEGNGNRVKLLLAAEKKKMARILVDVPVHDIIVGNDEGQVPLKKVRTKMLKLPRVLTGPQVTAANDRLRAMGDLMSNMPLPKGPMPKGMRMPRGGKMR